In a single window of the Dysgonomonas mossii genome:
- a CDS encoding amino acid permease, whose product MLDRLFKKKDISVILAEPSENKEGLRRSLTATNLITLGIGAIVGTGIFVITGQAASMYAGPALTISFVISALGCVMAGLCYAEFAAMIPVSGGVYSYSYTTMGEVLAWFVGWILVLEYLFACSSVAVGWSGYMLSLLNEWGIHFPEQIAGATFDHLKDGSWVWTGKIINFPAVFIVAIVSAFLIGGIKQSALVNNVIVVIKVGVILLFIGFGLSYIDTSNWVPYIPENTGGYGNFGWTGILRGAAVVFYAYLGFDALSTAAGEARNPQKDMPKGILISLLICAVLYIGVTTVLTGIVNYKDLNVDAPIALAIDRAGEGLAWLSPFIKLGAIAGLSSVILVMMLGQSRIYYAISKDGLLPSIFSKVSPKHGVPHNATIFASIVTGLIAGLFPLHVLSELVSIGTLMAFTIVCISIVILRKTQPDLKRPFKTPLVPFVPLLGAAICIVQMVSLPWSTWERMIGWTILGFIIYFTYGIKHSKLNNK is encoded by the coding sequence ATGCTCGATAGATTATTCAAGAAAAAAGACATTTCGGTTATACTTGCAGAGCCTTCAGAAAACAAAGAAGGGCTTAGAAGAAGTCTGACTGCGACCAACCTTATAACCTTAGGAATTGGAGCCATTGTAGGCACAGGTATTTTTGTTATTACCGGTCAGGCAGCTTCAATGTATGCGGGCCCGGCTTTAACTATTTCTTTTGTTATATCAGCACTGGGATGTGTTATGGCTGGTTTATGCTATGCTGAGTTTGCCGCAATGATACCGGTATCAGGAGGAGTGTATTCCTACAGCTATACTACAATGGGCGAAGTATTAGCTTGGTTTGTAGGTTGGATTTTAGTTCTTGAATATCTTTTTGCATGCTCCAGCGTTGCTGTGGGATGGTCTGGTTACATGCTCAGCTTATTAAATGAATGGGGAATACATTTTCCCGAGCAAATAGCAGGAGCCACTTTCGATCACCTGAAAGACGGAAGCTGGGTGTGGACAGGGAAAATTATCAATTTTCCTGCTGTATTTATCGTAGCCATAGTTTCCGCATTTCTTATAGGAGGCATAAAGCAATCAGCTCTTGTCAATAATGTCATTGTTGTTATAAAAGTCGGTGTTATTCTATTATTCATAGGTTTTGGTTTATCATATATCGACACAAGCAACTGGGTGCCATATATCCCTGAAAATACAGGAGGGTATGGAAACTTCGGATGGACAGGAATCCTTCGTGGGGCTGCTGTTGTTTTTTATGCATATTTAGGTTTCGATGCCCTGTCTACTGCTGCGGGAGAGGCCCGTAATCCTCAAAAAGATATGCCAAAAGGTATCCTCATATCATTACTTATCTGTGCTGTTCTTTATATTGGTGTAACAACAGTATTGACAGGAATAGTAAATTACAAAGACCTCAACGTAGATGCACCCATCGCATTAGCAATCGACCGTGCAGGTGAAGGTTTAGCATGGCTGAGCCCCTTTATCAAGCTTGGAGCTATTGCCGGACTTAGTTCCGTAATCTTAGTTATGATGTTAGGACAATCGCGAATATATTATGCTATTTCAAAAGATGGTTTATTACCAAGTATCTTCTCTAAAGTAAGTCCTAAACATGGCGTTCCTCATAATGCAACCATATTCGCCAGTATTGTAACAGGGTTAATAGCGGGTCTATTTCCATTGCATGTACTCAGCGAATTGGTATCAATCGGTACGTTAATGGCATTCACTATAGTTTGTATATCAATTGTTATACTACGTAAAACTCAGCCAGACCTAAAGCGTCCATTCAAAACACCACTTGTACCATTTGTACCACTCTTAGGTGCTGCTATATGTATCGTACAAATGGTATCTCTACCTTGGAGCACATGGGAAAGAATGATTGGCTGGACTATTCTAGGATTCATTATATATTTCACTTATGGCATTAAGCATAGTAAACTGAATAATAAG
- the proC gene encoding pyrroline-5-carboxylate reductase — translation MKISIIGGGNMGGAIARGLSTGLLFKAHDITVITKTSVSATRMKDSGSGLNVVASEYDSLDTADIVIVAVKPWLIEEVLLQNKDRLKNPAQILVSVASGISLEQLASWSVVGKSIFRVMPNTAIAEKQSMTFVSTLNAQKEDITQIIEIFNELGKTELIDEKLLPAATSLASCGIAYAFRYIRAAMEGGVEMGLYPNQAKEIVMQTLLGAVKLLEANGSHPEAEIDKVTTAGGITIKGLNEMEHAGFTSSVIKGLKASNVK, via the coding sequence ATGAAAATATCGATTATAGGCGGAGGAAACATGGGCGGGGCTATTGCCCGAGGATTGTCTACCGGCTTACTTTTTAAAGCTCACGATATAACAGTCATTACGAAGACTTCGGTTTCGGCAACTCGGATGAAAGATTCGGGTTCAGGCTTAAATGTAGTCGCCAGTGAGTACGATTCATTAGATACAGCCGATATTGTAATTGTTGCAGTTAAACCATGGCTTATAGAGGAAGTATTGTTGCAAAACAAAGATAGATTGAAAAATCCAGCTCAGATATTGGTGTCTGTTGCTTCCGGTATTTCATTAGAGCAGTTAGCGAGTTGGTCGGTAGTCGGGAAAAGCATCTTTCGGGTGATGCCAAACACAGCGATTGCCGAAAAACAAAGTATGACTTTTGTCTCTACTCTGAATGCTCAAAAAGAAGATATAACACAGATTATAGAAATATTTAATGAATTAGGAAAAACAGAATTAATCGATGAAAAGCTACTACCTGCAGCAACATCCTTAGCATCGTGCGGTATAGCCTACGCGTTTCGTTATATTAGAGCGGCGATGGAAGGTGGTGTGGAGATGGGGTTGTACCCCAATCAGGCTAAAGAAATAGTGATGCAGACGTTGTTGGGTGCAGTGAAGCTGCTTGAGGCAAATGGCTCCCATCCCGAAGCCGAGATTGATAAGGTAACCACAGCCGGAGGTATAACGATCAAGGGTCTTAATGAAATGGAGCATGCAGGGTTTACGTCATCGGTTATCAAAGGATTGAAAGCAAGTAATGTAAAGTAA
- the recJ gene encoding single-stranded-DNA-specific exonuclease RecJ: MIYKWNYEALTTQQKEQRDELAKKLGISPVLCQLLIQRGISSAEEARKFFHPSLRDLHDPFLLPDMDKAIKRIEKALGQKQRILIYGDYDVDGTTAVALVYKFLRKFTTNLDYYIPDRYDEGYGISEQGIDYAEETGVKLIIALDCGIKANEKIDYAKSKGIDFIIGDHHMPDDVLPDAVAVIDAKRLDSTYPYEHLSGCGVGFKLVQALAQSNKIDFSEITDLLDLVAVSVASDIVPITGENRVLTYFGLKQINSNPSLGLKGIIDICGLTYKNITVNDIIFKIGPRINASGRMMKGKEAVDLLLSSTIEDAREKSMNIDHYNDDRRELDKRITEEAIQFIDENVDMKEKKSIVIYNETWHKGVIGIVASRLTEKYLRPAVVLTQSQGLITGSARSVMGFDVYKAIEACKDILENFGGHTYAAGLSLKEENLKEFKSRFEALSLEMIAPEMMRPQIRVDAELSFKEINQKFTEDLAAFAPFGPENLNPIFVTCNVMDYGTSKLVGKDNVHLKLEMIDDTMSTPVNGIAFRQQDSSDKVKSGKPFDICYTLEENTHNGKTNIQLYVKDIDTGQFC, from the coding sequence ATGATTTACAAATGGAATTACGAAGCCCTAACAACCCAGCAAAAAGAGCAGAGAGATGAGCTTGCTAAGAAATTAGGCATAAGCCCTGTTCTTTGCCAGCTCTTGATTCAGAGAGGGATATCTTCTGCCGAAGAGGCCCGTAAGTTCTTTCATCCTAGCTTGAGAGACTTGCATGACCCCTTCTTGTTGCCTGATATGGATAAGGCTATAAAGAGAATAGAAAAGGCACTGGGACAAAAACAACGTATACTTATATACGGAGATTACGATGTAGACGGAACAACTGCGGTTGCTCTTGTGTACAAGTTTCTTCGGAAGTTTACCACCAATCTGGATTATTATATTCCCGACCGTTACGATGAAGGTTATGGGATATCCGAACAAGGTATAGACTATGCAGAGGAAACAGGCGTTAAGTTGATCATTGCGCTCGACTGCGGCATAAAGGCAAATGAGAAGATAGACTATGCTAAAAGCAAGGGGATCGATTTCATCATCGGTGATCACCACATGCCCGATGATGTCTTGCCCGATGCGGTAGCGGTAATAGATGCCAAACGCTTAGACTCTACCTATCCTTACGAACATCTTTCGGGATGCGGAGTCGGCTTTAAGCTTGTGCAGGCATTGGCTCAGAGTAATAAAATCGATTTTTCAGAAATTACAGATTTGCTAGATCTGGTAGCTGTAAGTGTGGCATCCGATATTGTACCTATTACAGGAGAAAATAGGGTACTTACCTATTTTGGATTGAAACAGATAAACTCCAATCCCAGTTTAGGATTGAAAGGTATAATTGATATTTGTGGCTTAACATATAAGAACATTACAGTCAATGATATAATTTTCAAAATCGGACCACGTATCAATGCTTCGGGGCGTATGATGAAAGGAAAAGAGGCTGTAGATTTACTTTTGTCGAGCACGATCGAAGATGCTCGTGAGAAAAGTATGAATATAGACCATTATAATGATGATCGCCGCGAGCTCGATAAACGAATTACAGAAGAAGCAATACAGTTTATCGATGAAAATGTAGATATGAAAGAAAAGAAAAGTATCGTTATCTACAATGAAACATGGCACAAGGGTGTTATCGGGATTGTCGCTTCACGTTTGACTGAAAAATATTTACGGCCGGCAGTCGTTCTTACCCAGTCTCAGGGGTTAATTACCGGTTCTGCCCGTTCTGTAATGGGTTTTGACGTTTACAAGGCGATTGAAGCCTGCAAAGATATCTTGGAAAACTTTGGAGGACATACCTATGCTGCCGGATTATCATTGAAAGAAGAAAATTTAAAGGAATTCAAAAGCCGTTTCGAAGCCCTTTCTCTCGAAATGATTGCTCCCGAGATGATGCGTCCTCAGATACGTGTCGATGCTGAACTCTCGTTTAAGGAAATAAATCAGAAGTTTACTGAAGATTTAGCTGCTTTTGCTCCTTTTGGTCCTGAAAACCTGAATCCTATATTTGTTACGTGCAATGTTATGGATTACGGTACAAGCAAATTGGTGGGAAAAGATAATGTTCATCTCAAGCTTGAAATGATAGACGATACAATGTCGACACCTGTTAATGGAATTGCTTTCAGGCAACAGGATAGTTCAGATAAGGTTAAAAGCGGTAAGCCTTTCGATATATGTTATACATTGGAAGAAAATACGCATAATGGCAAGACTAATATTCAGCTTTATGTGAAAGATATTGATACCGGACAATTTTGCTAA
- a CDS encoding MBL fold metallo-hydrolase has translation MRKSLLSIFVLTAVLFVSCGNKSTANSSVAPTDSLSMNTQPEYIKADVYETNAGPLKVTLVGHASLMFEFGGKIIHVDPYSKVADYSKLPKADLILLTHEHGDHLDSAAVAAVKKADTHFIVSKVCNEILKYGDVINNGDHAHWANLHIDAVPAYNIVNKKPDGEAYHPKGRGNGYIIAFGDKRVYVAGDTENIPEMDKLKGTIDIAFLPKNLPYTMNDDMFVDAAKKVQPKVLYPYHMSEFDQEKIGKYLDDTNIKLEIRPMKN, from the coding sequence ATGAGGAAATCATTATTATCAATATTCGTATTAACTGCAGTTTTATTCGTTTCTTGTGGTAATAAATCTACAGCAAATTCATCTGTAGCGCCAACCGATTCATTAAGTATGAATACTCAACCTGAATATATTAAAGCGGATGTGTATGAAACCAATGCTGGTCCTTTGAAAGTGACTCTGGTTGGTCATGCCTCACTTATGTTCGAGTTTGGAGGGAAAATAATACATGTAGATCCTTACTCAAAAGTCGCAGACTATTCGAAGTTGCCTAAGGCCGATCTTATACTGCTCACTCACGAGCACGGAGATCATCTCGATAGTGCTGCTGTTGCTGCCGTGAAAAAGGCAGATACACATTTTATTGTATCTAAAGTATGTAATGAAATCCTTAAATACGGTGATGTAATCAACAATGGTGATCATGCTCACTGGGCTAATCTTCATATAGATGCTGTGCCTGCATATAACATCGTCAATAAAAAGCCGGATGGAGAAGCCTATCATCCAAAAGGTAGAGGAAACGGATACATTATAGCATTCGGAGATAAAAGAGTATATGTAGCTGGGGATACCGAAAATATTCCTGAAATGGATAAGTTGAAAGGTACGATAGATATCGCTTTCTTACCCAAAAATCTTCCTTATACAATGAATGACGATATGTTTGTTGATGCTGCTAAAAAAGTACAGCCGAAAGTTCTTTACCCTTATCACATGTCAGAATTTGATCAGGAGAAAATAGGTAAGTACTTGGATGATACTAATATAAAATTAGAGATTCGTCCAATGAAAAACTAA